The Peromyscus maniculatus bairdii isolate BWxNUB_F1_BW_parent chromosome 6, HU_Pman_BW_mat_3.1, whole genome shotgun sequence genome has a segment encoding these proteins:
- the Kcna3 gene encoding potassium voltage-gated channel subfamily A member 3, whose amino-acid sequence MTVVPGDHLLEPEAAAGGGDPPQGGCGGGGGGGGCDRYEPLPPALPAAGEQDCCGERVVINISGLRFETQLKTLCQFPETLLGDPKRRMRYFDPLRNEYFFDRNRPSFDAILYYYQSGGRIRRPVNVPIDIFSEEIRFYQLGEEAMEKFREDEGFLREEERPLPRRDFQRQVWLLFEYPESSGPARGIAIVSVLVILISIVIFCLETLPEFRDEKDYPASQPQDVFEATNNSTSGVASGASSFSDPFFVVETLCIIWFSFELLVRFFACPSKATFSRNIMNLIDIVAIIPYFITLGTELAERQGNGQQAMSLAILRVIRLVRVFRIFKLSRHSKGLQILGQTLKASMRELGLLIFFLFIGVILFSSAVYFAEADDPSSGFNSIPDAFWWAVVTMTTVGYGDMHPVTIGGKIVGSLCAIAGVLTIALPVPVIVSNFNYFYHRETEGEEQAQYMHVGSCQHLSSSAEELRKARSNSTLSKSEYMVIEEGGMNHSAFPQTPFKTGNSTATCTTNNNPNSCVNIKKIFTDV is encoded by the coding sequence ATGACCGTGGTGCCCGGGGACCACCTGCTGGAGCCAGAGGCGGCGGCTGGCGGTGGGGACCCGCCTCAAGGTggctgtggcggcggcggcggtggcggcggctgcGACCGCTACGAGCCGCTGCCGCCCGCGCTGCCCGCCGCGGGCGAGCAGGACTGCTGCGGGGAGCGCGTGGTCATCAACATCTCGGGGCTGCGCTTCGAGACGCAGCTCAAGACCCTCTGCCAGTTCCCCGAGACGCTGCTGGGCGACCCCAAGCGGCGCATGCGGTACTTCGACCCGCTTCGCAATGAGTACTTCTTCGACCGCAACCGACCCAGCTTCGACGCCATCCTCTACTACTACCAGTCCGGGGGCCGCATCCGCCGGCCAGTCAACGTGCCCATCGACATCTTCTCCGAGGAGATCCGCTTCTACCAGCTGGGcgaagaggccatggagaagttcCGTGAGGATGAGGGCTTCCTGCGGGAGGAGGAGCGGCCCCTGCCCCGCCGAGACTTCCAGCGCCAGGTGTGGCTGCTCTTCGAATACCCCGAGAGCTCGGGGCCGGCCCGGGGCATTGCCATCGTGTCGGTGCTGGTCATCCTCATCTCCATTGTCATCTTCTGCCTGGAGACGTTGCCCGAGTTCCGCGACGAGAAAGACTACCCCGCCTCCCAGCCCCAGGACGTGTTCGAGGCCACCAACAACAGCACGTCGGGGGTAGCCTCTGGGGCCTCCAGCTTTTCAGACCCCTTCTTTGTGGTGGAAACCCTGTGCATCATCTGGTTCTCCTTTGAGCTGCTGGTGCGGTTCTTCGCTTGCCCCAGTAAAGCCACCTTCTCCAGAAATATCATGAACCTGATAGACATTGTGGCCATCATCCCTTATTTCATCACTCTGGGCACTGAGCTGGCTGAGCGACAGGGTAATGGGCAGCAAGCCATGTCTCTGGCCATCCTGAGGGTCATCCGCCTAGTAAGGGTCTTCCGCATCTTCAAGCTCTCCCGCCACTCTAAGGGGCTGCAGATCCTGGGGCAGACACTGAAGGCTTCCATGCGAGAGCTGGGGctgctcatcttcttcctcttcatagGGGTCATCCTCTTCTCCAGTGCCGTCTACTTTGCTGAGGCAGACGACCCTTCTTCGGGTTTTAACAGTATCCCGGATGCCTTCTGGTGGGCAGTGGTAACCATGACAACTGTCGGTTACGGTGATATGCACCCAGTGACCATAGGAGGCAAGATTGTGGGCTCTCTTTGTGCCATCGCAGGTGTCTTGACCATTGCACTGCCAGTCCCTGTAATTGTTTCCAACTTCAATTACTTCTACCACCGGGAGACAGAAGGGGAAGAGCAAGCCCAGTACATGCACGTGGGAAGTTGCCAGCACCTCTCCTCTTCAGCTGAGGAGCTCCGAAAAGCCCGGAGTAACTCCACCCTGAGTAAGTCGGAGTATATGGTGATCGAAGAGGGGGGTATGAACCACAGCGCTTTCCCCCAGACACCTTTCAAAACGGGAAACTCCACTGCCACGTGCACCACGAACAATAATCCCAACTCCTGTGTCAACATTAAAAAGATATTCACTGATGTCTAA